In Rhodobacteraceae bacterium LMO-JJ12, a single window of DNA contains:
- a CDS encoding flagellar hook-length control protein FliK gives MSDISTYAFRHPGADGTPGKPATNAAGDSQRAQPFADVFLGLRQSNLAQQPDLDIRNDEALPITQETAEDEPSASCIAKESGSESEQYTDATDTTQHLGEIAAPPLVPVASPKGTEAALNAKPVAVPAQRIVLESGNISGTPQPAAAPTTPGNREQAVQTSAFAASQTAQIRTTGHNPASENRSALTPSTPIQSNEPSAIRQTPQIVTPPESQTTAQTSQLRAEPMVPSQFSRFGASNTDKARARQSQADAPAPKLASGTERQPPAPVAPQSSSGAAIPPPLSQPSPRAALDSAIEVTEEFTLSTSHSIREPGGHTGTLSASQTFGRTDLARHVALQISSAASAQSGGQVVLRLNPEELGHVRLTMTPGEGTMLVSIVAERGETLDLMRRHINLLAEEFQALGYDDPQFDFKNPQRGGNGSSPTSPDDNSPPLIHPDDSPTSIAQAPSAPHDSGGLDLRF, from the coding sequence ATGTCAGACATTTCAACCTACGCCTTTCGCCACCCCGGCGCGGATGGCACGCCGGGCAAACCAGCAACAAACGCCGCTGGCGATAGTCAGCGCGCGCAGCCATTTGCGGATGTTTTTCTCGGCCTGCGCCAGAGCAACCTTGCGCAACAACCCGATCTGGACATCAGAAACGACGAAGCATTGCCAATCACGCAAGAGACCGCCGAGGATGAACCCTCGGCCTCCTGCATTGCAAAAGAGTCGGGTTCCGAGTCAGAGCAGTACACTGACGCAACAGACACCACGCAACACCTTGGCGAAATCGCGGCGCCGCCACTCGTCCCCGTGGCCTCCCCAAAAGGCACAGAAGCAGCGCTGAACGCCAAACCCGTCGCCGTTCCGGCCCAGCGCATCGTGCTCGAATCCGGCAACATTTCCGGCACGCCACAACCTGCTGCTGCGCCCACCACCCCGGGCAACCGGGAACAGGCCGTGCAAACCTCTGCGTTCGCTGCTTCACAGACCGCGCAGATACGAACCACAGGTCACAATCCAGCGTCCGAAAATCGTTCCGCACTTACCCCATCGACACCCATTCAATCGAATGAGCCATCCGCGATTCGCCAAACCCCGCAGATCGTCACACCGCCCGAGTCACAAACCACGGCGCAGACATCCCAACTCCGGGCCGAACCAATGGTGCCATCGCAGTTCTCGCGGTTCGGTGCGTCAAATACGGACAAGGCACGTGCGCGGCAGAGTCAGGCCGACGCGCCCGCTCCCAAACTTGCCAGCGGCACCGAAAGACAGCCGCCCGCGCCGGTTGCGCCACAGTCCTCTTCCGGCGCTGCAATACCCCCGCCACTTTCCCAGCCCAGCCCGCGCGCAGCACTCGATTCCGCCATTGAAGTGACTGAGGAATTTACGCTTTCGACGTCGCATTCAATTCGCGAGCCAGGGGGGCATACCGGCACGCTTTCTGCGTCACAAACCTTTGGCCGCACGGACTTGGCCCGTCATGTTGCCCTACAGATTTCCTCTGCCGCATCGGCGCAATCCGGCGGTCAGGTCGTGCTCCGCCTCAACCCGGAAGAACTAGGGCACGTCCGCCTGACCATGACCCCGGGGGAAGGCACAATGCTGGTCTCTATCGTCGCAGAACGCGGCGAAACCCTCGACCTGATGCGTCGGCACATCAACCTGCTGGCCGAGGAGTTCCAGGCCCTCGGCTACGACGACCCTCAGTTCGACTTCAAAAACCCTCAACGCGGTGGCAACGGGTCATCCCCCACCTCGCCAGATGACAATTCCCCGCCCCTCATTCACCCGGATGACTCTCCCACTTCAATTGCGCAGGCGCCATCGGCGCCGCACGATTCTGGTGGGCTCGATCTGCGTTTTTGA
- a CDS encoding rod-binding protein has product MDQNNGRDQALMDAAQKLEATFLSEMLKVAGMGKTRDAFGGGAGEDQFASFLRQAQAEEMVKAGGIGLAESLYQALKEKADEFHDNTTHD; this is encoded by the coding sequence ATGGATCAAAACAATGGTCGGGATCAGGCGCTGATGGACGCGGCCCAAAAACTGGAAGCCACCTTTTTATCGGAGATGTTGAAAGTTGCGGGCATGGGCAAGACGCGCGACGCCTTTGGCGGTGGGGCAGGGGAAGACCAGTTCGCCTCGTTTCTGCGCCAGGCACAGGCAGAGGAAATGGTGAAAGCCGGGGGCATCGGTCTGGCCGAGTCGCTCTATCAGGCATTGAAGGAGAAAGCCGATGAATTCCACGACAACACAACACACGATTGA
- a CDS encoding phosphotransferase: MRFHSATGPVPGDMPAALHQTLVRTGHLPADCVSHPMTGGRTNRLWRASGHGGEIVIKAYTPCDDNPLFSNDPTAEALILHHLKDTGLAPKLHGALDTSLGPVVVYALVHGRPWQQNVAPVARELARLHNSTIPHGLPAAPDGSQALVDQTLAILSLCPEDAARPITAYRPAGLAPPSGIIALLHGDAVPGNLIDTGTGITFIDWQCPCSGDPVHDLAIFLSPAMQHIYRGAPLSPDEEDSFLFAYGDKLAAARYHALAPWFHWRMAAYCLWRTIRGDADYQLPMAMELERLTG, encoded by the coding sequence ATGCGTTTTCATTCCGCCACAGGCCCAGTGCCGGGTGATATGCCCGCCGCCTTGCACCAAACGCTTGTCAGGACTGGCCATCTGCCCGCCGATTGCGTGTCCCACCCCATGACAGGCGGACGCACCAACCGCCTCTGGCGTGCGTCCGGTCATGGGGGCGAGATCGTTATCAAAGCCTATACCCCATGCGATGACAATCCGCTCTTTTCCAACGATCCCACCGCCGAAGCCCTGATCCTGCACCACCTCAAAGACACCGGTTTGGCACCCAAACTGCATGGCGCACTCGACACATCTCTCGGGCCGGTCGTGGTCTATGCGCTGGTTCATGGCCGACCATGGCAGCAAAATGTGGCGCCGGTCGCGCGTGAACTTGCACGTCTGCACAATTCAACCATCCCCCACGGCCTTCCTGCCGCCCCGGACGGAAGCCAGGCGCTCGTCGACCAGACCCTTGCCATCCTGTCGCTATGCCCGGAAGACGCGGCAAGACCAATCACTGCATATCGGCCCGCCGGATTGGCTCCGCCCTCTGGCATCATCGCACTTCTGCATGGTGATGCCGTCCCCGGAAACCTGATCGATACCGGCACCGGCATTACATTCATTGATTGGCAATGTCCCTGTTCGGGCGATCCGGTTCATGATCTCGCGATTTTCCTTTCGCCTGCAATGCAACATATCTATCGCGGTGCACCGCTATCCCCAGACGAAGAAGACAGCTTTCTGTTCGCCTATGGCGACAAACTCGCGGCCGCGCGATACCACGCGCTTGCCCCCTGGTTTCATTGGCGCATGGCGGCCTATTGCCTTTGGCGCACAATCCGCGGGGACGCAGATTATCAGCTCCCCATGGCTATGGAGCTTGAGCGGCTCACGGGCTGA
- the flgD gene encoding flagellar hook assembly protein FlgD (acts as a scaffold for the assembly of hook proteins onto the flagellar basal body rod; Rhodobacter sphaeroides has 2 copies of many flagellar genes; the Rhodobacter protein in this cluster is associated with a set of flagellar genes acquired by lateral gene transfer; these genes are not normally expressed) translates to MISSDFQTFLQMLTAQMNNQDPLNPVDSSDYAVQLATFSSVEQQVLTNDLLNNLIAQTTGTGIGQLAGWIGMEARTSAPAYFQGSPITLSPLIATRADQAWLVVRNETGDEVAREQISLTAGDVTWAGVDDTGAPFVDGLYSFEIENHAEGSLLGTTPVENYANVVEAQNFDGTLVLVLEGGVQVLSSDVLALRRPT, encoded by the coding sequence ATGATAAGCTCCGATTTTCAGACTTTTTTGCAGATGCTAACTGCGCAAATGAACAATCAGGATCCTCTGAACCCAGTCGACAGTTCTGATTACGCAGTACAACTCGCGACTTTTTCCTCTGTTGAGCAACAGGTCTTGACCAATGATCTGCTGAACAACCTGATCGCCCAGACAACAGGCACCGGCATTGGCCAACTGGCCGGGTGGATCGGGATGGAGGCGCGCACCTCCGCGCCCGCATATTTCCAAGGCAGCCCCATCACCCTGTCACCGCTAATTGCCACCCGTGCGGATCAGGCTTGGCTGGTGGTGCGCAATGAAACCGGAGATGAGGTGGCGCGCGAGCAAATCAGCCTCACGGCAGGTGACGTCACTTGGGCCGGTGTCGACGACACGGGCGCGCCCTTCGTCGATGGGCTCTATTCCTTCGAAATCGAAAACCATGCAGAAGGATCGCTGCTCGGCACGACACCGGTGGAAAACTATGCCAACGTGGTCGAAGCACAGAATTTTGACGGCACCTTGGTGCTGGTTCTAGAGGGTGGGGTTCAGGTTCTCTCTTCCGATGTTCTGGCGCTGCGCCGCCCAACGTGA
- a CDS encoding YjbF family lipoprotein encodes MFRAATLIAVMLGLAGCGNQTDQGVFLKAARSGALKKSGQGSVVGPAEVAAAVQASLANTDAPIALVVLEGRNATAILTQIEQNGAYVTWATPDRRSITTRGGVVTATRGLGNDLMSSSLGESLALISGRKSGSAQRVMRNLDGENHTVELVLSCDYAKGGGKRLSAGELKNVATTQMTETCSSGETQFTNSYLVDGRGRIVQSRQWLNPTNGHMTIQLLR; translated from the coding sequence ATGTTTCGTGCCGCTACTCTGATCGCTGTCATGCTTGGGCTTGCAGGATGCGGAAATCAGACCGATCAGGGCGTGTTCCTGAAAGCTGCGCGCTCGGGCGCATTGAAGAAATCGGGCCAAGGCTCGGTTGTTGGACCGGCCGAAGTTGCGGCGGCGGTCCAGGCATCGCTTGCCAATACCGATGCGCCGATCGCTCTGGTCGTGCTGGAGGGGCGCAATGCGACGGCCATTCTCACGCAGATCGAACAGAATGGTGCCTATGTTACCTGGGCGACGCCGGATCGGCGCTCGATCACGACGCGAGGCGGCGTTGTCACCGCCACGCGGGGTTTGGGCAACGATTTGATGTCGTCGAGTCTGGGAGAAAGTCTTGCGCTGATTTCGGGGCGTAAATCAGGCTCGGCCCAGCGTGTGATGCGCAATCTTGATGGTGAAAATCACACCGTCGAATTGGTTCTGAGTTGTGACTATGCCAAGGGCGGCGGTAAGCGGCTGTCGGCGGGCGAGTTGAAGAATGTGGCGACAACACAAATGACGGAAACCTGTTCGTCGGGAGAGACGCAGTTCACCAACAGTTATCTTGTTGATGGGCGCGGTCGGATTGTTCAATCGCGGCAATGGCTGAACCCGACCAATGGGCATATGACGATTCAGCTACTGCGCTGA